A segment of the Lolium perenne isolate Kyuss_39 chromosome 3, Kyuss_2.0, whole genome shotgun sequence genome:
acaaatatttcaaaatttacaacatggcaatgaaacTTATGAAATATGATTGCAAAAGAGTGATGGCTTAaaatcggttacctgctcagcggtaagagtgtccaactcctcagtgtagtgcctgtacatgaccattggatcgctcgtcatctccgagacattgtcccaaaggtatgcccaagtgggctcccgataAGGGTTGTTCCGgtaatgaggccatggcctcGCGTTGAGTATCCTGGGCCacccaactgataggcggtcccacTCCATACGGAAAGAAGGAgcaagcatccaccaataccgccgctcccagtcctgcgacaaccttcgtccaactgcgtacataagacatttggttagtactttgtctagcagaCTACTATAGAAGAACAGTACATAtagcaaatcatcacctgccggtagaggtaggcaagtgccgctgttccccaactccacggGTGCTCCAACACCATAAGCGCCttgagccaacaccaatgggccaacttcccaccactgtcagcaaagagagtcctcgaaagcATATACCACAAGTACACTCGGGTGTACATCCTGACAGTGTCCTCATCGGCCTCTGGCAGGCAAGTAccaaagttagtcctgatccaaAGGAAAGGTGCGCCGGCGGGAGTTCTATCCTTCTTATCTGCTGGCTCTggaggagccatgccaataaggtcctccatctgtccgcgccacccatcagaagctgtgttcatacacagtggctcgccctgaataggaagtccaaggatcatggaaacatcttgaagagtaggggtcatctcgccggccctcaagtggaaggtgtgcgtctccggcctccaccggtcgacaagggcggtgagtgccgcggCGTTCATGTTCGCCCCGGCATACAAGCGtgatgaacgggagaagaccggtaggctggatgaatttcgtgtacctctcgtcatacggcaTTTCACTTACTGTGCTGTGGTAACGAATCTTAAAGGGGTGAAGAACCCTTctcctctccgtcatatgaaaagCCCGGTGATCCTTGTCATACTCATGATCTATGAGATACacaatcctacatgtttacataaatagaccatattatgagccattcctaacaaatatgagttattcctaCATGTAACACATTCGAATGCATTTGAATGCATTAGCCATTTTGGTTCCACTAACAAATATGAgccacacatacatgagaatatatctagggttccaagaaatcGAGTGTGTCAACacacacatacatacatatacataCATAAGAATATGGTTACATACATATCCAGgcttcctacacatacacattcaactTATATTTGATGTCTAGGGTGCCAACAAATCTAGGGTTTCAACACATAGATACATGAGAACATGGATTCAACTTTTAAGattttcatatctagggttccatgCCTAAATCGAATTAAATCCGAGAAAATCATGGATGAAACGAAGGGGATTGAGGGAGAATACCTTGAGGAAGGGATTGGGAAGAGATTGGCCGGGCAGATCTgatgatttggtggtggatttggtggggggagaggggggaggaggaggaaccgcCGGGCCGCCTTCTTCTTGCGCCAGAACAGAgaggagaagagaggagagctcgggctggggcgggcgcggggccacacataagtggatgtgtggcgcccttccgagcggcgccacactttcaatgtgtggcgccgataggagcggcgccacacatccttcCACGTCAGACTCGAGCACACATCAGCGTCGGCCACGCCACGTCGGATGGAAGAGTGGCGCCGctcgcatgggcgccacacagtgaggtgtggcgccgatgggaggggcgccacacaaaagggttagatgagtaaaatagtttggccggaggccgggtcagtctgtgcttttctttcataaaagggttatttttgtgtaaatcgccggtTGCATGCACGTCACTGAGAACATATCTAGTGCTACGTTAGGTATGTGTGCTACTTGATTCCAGGCTGATCTGAACAGTCGATTCATATTTGAGGGCCAGGATCTGAACACACTCTGAAATTTACTCCCACCATGGCACATGAGCAAAAAGGACCCTATCCTTTTTCATATTGCTGCACGGGATCCCTGTCTAATCTCTTTCTCTTGCATTCACTGCTGCCAATTCCTAGCTCAACTAGAGCCATTAGGAATCTTTCAATCACCGCATGTTTAGGAAAATGCTCGGCATCACGAGCTTTGAAGGTGACTATAAATCAACCAAAATAATTTCATTCAAACACCACGTTCTGCAGATTGTAGCTTATAGGCAGGGTGGCCGATCCAGATCTAAACGCAACGGTGATCGATCCAGATCGAACCATAGCAGCAGCGTGCCTTGTCTACTAAATATACGGAAGGCCATTGTCTCCTGAATAAACATAATGAATCATGGGGCTTGTCAGTTCAGGCCTTTCTTTGTATCGAATGTGCCAGCTTATTCTTTCCGTTGTAGTTGGGTTTGATAAATTTCAGTTATCTCTTTTGGTGTGCTGCATACTTATCTTGGTATGGATTCTGAATTATTGTTACTCTTTGCTAATGCAGGTTTCAGTTTCTACTAGATTGGTTGTTTAGCAAGAATTCTTTCATAGGATTTGTGAAGAAAGAAGTTAGGGCTATTCCAGCTGAAAATAATGGAGCACGAAGTCGATCAGGTGGGATGAACATTTTTTTTGCAAGCCCAGATGGTCATGTTGTCAGTGGTGGAGTTGCTGGCCTACTGGTGGCGGCAAGTCTTGTTGAGGTGCTGCTACTTACCTTTCATAAGAATTTGAATGCTTATGAGTTTGATTTTTCTAGCAATATTTGCATATAGGTGAAAAAACTTGGTTTACATATTCGGCATTCGTTTTATGAAATAGAGTAGCTTAATTCCTCCTCTTTACATACATTTTTGTTATATTAGATCCACTATCTTTGTCATATGTATTACTTCCTGTTATTCAGATAGATATTTATTAGATTAGTTTTAGTGTATTTTCCATGATTAGCTCCTCTCAATTTAGCTTGAGAAGAGTAGTTTACATAAGATTTTTCGGTCCAGTACCATCAAGGACATGGAGGGTTCAGTGTCTGCCGGTGAGGTAGAGGCCGTCgacccatttgttggcttcagagAGAGATAGAACTTTATCTTCTTTGTGTACTAATACATATTATCGAGTGAGAGGTTTTGTTACTGCCAGTCCACTAATGTTTAAATGTATTCGAGATGAGAAGAGTTGCTTACATAAGATAGATAGTTACCAAGATTACTTTTCGGTTGAGTAGCGGTAAGGACGCGGAACATTTTGTCTACACGGCTTCGTTGTTTTCCTAGATTTTGTTAGCTTCAGGTTGTTATAGGAGAATATTTCCTATCGGTAAACTTAGGACGATaataaatgtactccctccgatccgaaaTAAGTGGCGGGCGGTTAATACAGATGCACTTTTACAAATAACCCCTTCTAAAACAAGAAAATATGTGGATTCTCGTATCTAGGTCGTTGGCTGATCGTCGCCGGCGTGCGGGCATCTGCACCAGACTGCCTCGGCCACGCGCGGGGCGCGGGCTGGCGAACTTGACGGGGCTCCACGTGCCGGCGAGGAAGCCCACCGCGCCGGCATGTCTTCTGGCGGAGGCGCCCTCTCATCGGCGAGGATTGCCCGACTGCATCAATCTGACGAGAGAGAGCGGAGGCCTTCGAACTGGGAGCGGAGGGAGGAGGTCCAGGTGGTGCAGCGCCGGCGAGATCGGAATTGGATTGGGTGGGGCGGCGTACCAGACGTTATTGGATCTCCAACTCACAGATAGATTCAGGAATATGGCCAGTGAAGTTATTGGAGCAGAAAATCAGTGCTAGTAACTCTCGAGCTCGGTACTTGGGTGGTAGAGGTCCTGATAAGGAATTATGAGACAAATCGATGTGCTTTAAGCTTTCCAGAGAAACGAAATAGTCCTCTGTAATCAAACCGTGTAGGCTATTGTTGCTCATGTCGAGGATGGTTAGATTACCGAATGCACTGATCTTCGATGGCACTTGTACAGTAAGATGGTTGTTAGAAAGAATAAGATCCTTCAAATGTGTGCAGTTCCCTACACCAGGTGGTATTGTTCCATCGAGGTGGTTGTTTGAGAGGTCAAGGTGCACTAACCTGGTGCAATTCCCAATTCCTTGCGGTATAGCTCCAGCAAGGTGGTTGTCAAAAAGGCAAGGTTCCTTAATTAGTGCAATTCCGAATCCCTTGCGGTATAGCTCCAGTAAGATGGTTGTCAGAGAGGTCAAGGCTCCttattttttcgaaatgggggcgccgtaccccagcctctgcatcaaaatgatgcatatgGCTGCTTTATTTCCAATCAAGGTTCCTTATATTAGTCCAATATTCCCCTATCTCTGCTGGTATAGCCCCAGTAATGTTGTTGTTAGAAAGGGAGAGGCTAGATAAGCTGGTTAAGTGCCTCATCCTGTTTGGCAGTCTTCCACTCATAAAATTGTCACTCATTCTCAACTCCATCAATTTGTTTGATGTACACGATGGCAAATTCTCTAAGAACTCTGTTATGTTTCTGGAGGAAAGGCTCGTGTCAAGCCACACCAGTTCCAACTCACAAAGATTCTTCAAATCTACTGCCATCGTGGCCGCGTTACCATTATCCGAAAAATCTAATACTTGTAGTGTCTTCATACTTGCTAGTTCATCAGGAAATGGATCATGTAGATAGGTGTTGTAAAGACCGAGGTGCCGTATGCTTGTGTTGTTCCAAAACCAACATGTTGCAACAGGATGATCAAAGTAGTTTCCGGAGAGCTCAAGGTAGTGAAGATTTGTGAGGTTTAGGTGTGTGAGCGAGTGGTTTGCACCTGGAAGCGAGCAACCGGGAAGGTAGAGGGCCTCCAGAGATGGAATCATGTTCATCACAACAGGCCAATCGTCGTCTATCTTGTTGAGATTCACCGAACTCATGTCAAGATGCACAAGCAGAGGCAGACGGGTTAACCACGAGATGTCTGTGGAGTAAACGCTAGCCATGGTGGTGGTGTCAGAAGAATCCGGagaagaggagagggagaggtatTCCAGCTTGGAGAGGTTTCCGAGCTGAGGAGGTAGGGACCAGAGAAGGGCATGCCGGTGAGATCAAGGTGCCTCAAGTTGTTGAGAGAACCCAAGAACTCTAGGACACGCCCATCAGCTGCCTGCTGCCCCCTGCAGGAACGTGTAGCTGAGATCGAGGTACTCCAGATGTTCCAGGTAGAGCAAGGAAGGGCTTATCTGGCCGAGCAAATATGTATGGCTAAGATCAAGCTCGACGACATGGCCGGTCACGTTGCTGCACGCGACGCCTGTCCACCGGCAGCAATCGTGGAGGAGCACCTCCTCTTGCGATGACGCGAGGATGTTGTAGGTGTCGTTGATGCCTTGCTTGAAGGCTAGCAACGCTTCCCTCTCGGCTGGCAAGCAGGCGGCCGGGTGGAGCTGCACCGTGTCGGCGGCGACGAGGAAGAGAACGGCGGTGGCGATTAGGAGGACCAAGGCGATCTGAGCAACCGAGCGACACATTGAGACCGATGGGTGCTCTGTCACAGCCTAATACTCTGCTATATCATCGCCCTACCCGTTAAGATCCTCGTTTGCAGCAACATGTTCAGGTATTTGCTCTGTTTTGAGCCCCAGTTCTTGCTCACAAGGTTGCGCGATGTGAGCAAGAGAGCCTGGGCACGAGCAGGCTCTGGCGACGCGTGCAGCCTGCGGATCTAGATCGGTCGCGTGGTGGGTGCGCCGCTCTCGCGCTGCCGTGCATTCTCCTCTACTTGCTGGGCTTTCAGCTCGTTTTTGTCTACCGTTACAACACATTCAGTTCCAGATTGCGAAACATCAACAAGGAAGGGAACATAGCAGAAAGCCAAAACGGCTGGGGTTGACATGGCCCACGACTACAGACCAATAACAGTCACATACATACATAAAAAAGTTCGTATTACACAAATGCTTATACAAACTACTATTTTTTTTTTTAGGTAAACACATAATATATTAAGcacgcaagccgcctcattaaaaaccttccagtccccttaggtaccctggtaaggaaaagagtgcgtctgaaacttgCTGCTAAAAATCAAAGTTCGGTTACATCGTTTACTTCATATACTTCAATAGTACAATGATACCAGACCAGGTTGGCCTTATTTGATTTGGCACACCAGTTAACTTGCAGTTGCCTTACTGCCTATCCTTCCCCAAGTAACAACGGAGAACACATACACATTGTCATATAGCTTATCGAAGAGGCGGAAATAAGCATTCCTCCAAGATCTTTTAAACAGTAGAGCACAGAAAACAATCCAGAGTCCCGCCAAAAAGCCAGCTGTTAGCCCAAAGTAGAAGAACAACACTGGATCATAACCATTTTCACTTCCCTGATGCTGATTACCATGCTCAGGTGCATCGTTGCCTGGGCAACTCTTTTCAAGAGGAGGCCCGCAAAGACCGCTATTGCCACTGTACATGAACGGGTTCTCATTGTAGAGGGTGTCAAGTTGACCTCCTGTCGGAATTCTTCCCGCAAGACTATTGTATGACAAGTCCAAGGAGCTTAGAAACGTCAAATCTGACAAGCTTGATGGGGTTTCACCGGAGAGGTTGTTCCTTGAGAGGTCCAGCGATTCTAGTGATTTCATAGACCCAATCTTCATAGAAATTTTCCCGCTCAGGAGATTCCTCGATAGATTCAAATTCAACAATCCATTAAGAGAACCTATCTCATTTggaatttcactagttaagcggtTGAGTGACAAGTCAATGCTGACCATCTCGTTCAATGCAGACGTGCCATATTTAAGCTCCTGCTGCTTCATCACCACAGATAAAATACCCTTACTTGTTTCCTCTTCTAACCAATTAGACCCCACTCTCGGCGGATGGTCTAGGGTCATTGCTGTTAATTTGGACAAGGACAACGGAATTGATCCTGATATATTGTTGCTCGCTAAACTGAAGTATTGAAGTAGTTTAAGATTTGTGATGTTGACTGGAATATCCCCGTAAAACATGTTATGGTTTAGCTGCAGGAATCGCAAGTTCACCAATTGTCCAATCCACGCAGGTAGCATTCCGTAGAACTTGTTCACCCCAAGATCAAGGAAAATCAAAAAAtagctggccttgagccaagatGGAAAATTTCCGGAGAAGTTATTGTTACTTAAGAGTAGAAATGCAATGCTCATTGCAGAACAACGCGGGAATTCTCCCTCAAAAAGGTTATTGGATAAATCCAATATAGCCATGTGTttcgattcacatatagccttagGAACATGACCAGTAAGGTAATTGGAGGACAGACTTAGTTGTATAAGATTTGGACCTCCAAAATCTAATGGCAAAGGTCCTGACAAGGAGTTCATAGAGATGGCCAGTTCGGTGAGGCTTCTTGGTAACATTGGTATCTGGCCAGTTAGTTGGTTCAAATTGAGATTTAGCGTGTCCAAACTAGTAAGTTTTCTTAACCCAGATGGTATGGCTCCAGTAATGCTGTTATTAGAAAGGAGAAGATATTTTAAGCTGGTCAAGTGCCCCACCATATCTGGCAATGTTCCTGTCATGTTGTTGTCAGACGAACTCAGGAAGAACAATTTGCTCGACGAACATTGTGGCAGCTTCCTTACAAATTCTGTTATGTTCCCAAGCGCGAGGCCACCATCAAGCCATAGGGATTCTAGATCACAGAGATTTTTTAAGTCTACCGTCATTGTGGCAGAATTACCATTATTGGTGAACTCTAGGCTTTGGAGGGTTGTCATACCTCCTAGCGCATCAGGGAATGGGCCATAGAGATAGGTCGAAACTAGTGCTAGGTCCTTGATGCATTTTAAGTTCCAAAACCAGCAGGTTTCAATTGGATGGCCCAAATTGTTTCTGGAGAGATCAAGGTTCTCAAGTTTTGTGAGGTTTAGGTGTGTGAGCGTCTGGTTTGCATTTGGAAGTGAGCAGTTGGCAAGAATAAGGGCCTTTAGAGTTGGAATTGTGTTTGCCACAAGGAACACATCGACGGCGCTGAGATTTATGTCACTCAAATCAACATATTCCAGGATATGCAgatgcgttaaccatgagatatcCGCTGTGTGTATATTTTCCATGAAACTGAGGCCAAGGTGTCGCAAGTTTGAAAGGTTTCCGAGCTGAGGCGGCAGTATACCGGACAATAGCGTGCCTGAGAGGTCAAGGTAGTCCAACTTTGAAAGGTTGGCAAGCTGAGGAGGCAGTATACCGGACAATAGCACGCCGGAGAGGTCAAGGTAGTCCAACTTTGAAAGGTTGGGAAGCTGAGGAGGCACTCTACCAGAAAAGAGTGTGTTCGAGAGATCGAGATGTCTCAAGTTGTGTAAAGAACACAAGAATTCAGGGAAAACACGACCATTAAGTCCATGCAGGGATGTCCAGGCGAGATCCAGGTACTCCAGCTTTGAAAGGTTGCCTAGCTGAGGAGGCACTCTACCAGAGAATGATGTGTAGGAGAGATCGAGATGTCTCAAGTTGTGTAAAGAACACAGGAATTCAGGGAAAACATGACCACTAGGGCCATGCAGGTATGTCAAACTGAGATCCAGGTACTCGAGATGCTGGAGAGAAAGCAAGGAAGGACTTATCTGGCCGACCAAACCCGTTTCACCAAGGTCGAGCTCGGTCACATGGCCGGTTTCGTTGCTGCAGGTGACGCCTGTCCAGCGTTGGCAGCAGTCATGATGCCGTTTTTGCCACGAGGCTAGGACGTCGTTGGTGTCGTTGATGCCTTGTTTGAAGGCCAGCAACGCGTCCCTCTCGTGCGGCCAGCAGCTCGCATGGGCAACGACGAAGAAGCCGCAGGACACGGCGGCAATGGCAAGGAGCAAGACGAGCCTGGCGATTGAGCGATGCATAGCGGACGAGCAGCGCTGTGTTCAGTGTTTGTATGTTCCGTGTTCAGTGTTTGTACGTACAGGGTTCAGTGTTTGTATGTTCCGAACGGGCGCGCGGTTCTTTCTCTTATAATTTGCGGCCAGCGTGACCGACTGTTCCGAGGGTGGAGTCGTCGACGTTCAAACAAAAACTAAATTGCTACGATCCGAGAGAGATGCCCACTGCGTGGAGGCCATGAGTCGTCTCGTCGCATCTATTGTCTCATTGTCTGCGGTGACTCACTCGTTAAGACTACCTGATTACGAAGGATGCAGCTGGCTACAAATGGTGATCACACATGCAGCCATCATCCATAGATCGGTGCGGAGAACGATCAACTTAAATAGGGTGGACCGGGTCGGACACGGCTAGTGATGAACTAATGATGCATATGTTCGCCTACAATTATATCCCAAATTCTTCCGGGCGGGCGCGTGCCAAACTGACCCGCCGGGCGCACACTGTCGCTGCTGCACGATTTGGCTCGCTCGCGCTATTCCACATCCAGGTGGCCCACGTATTAATCCGCAAAAAAGTGACCCATGTACTCCGTGGTCAACGCGCGCTTTCTCACTCTAATCCCTCCCTTTCCTCTCCATCGGATATGGCCGAAGAGTCATGGGCGTCTGCAGCACGCGCACGAGTCCGATGGCGGCGCTGATTTCTCCGTGCGCCGCCCCGCATCTCCGGCTGCTAACCGAGCTCTTCCCTGccgccatcctctacgagcctgcGTCGGCCGTGGATTTTTCCGCCGATGGACCAtagtttaaaatagccggctatagccgagCTAGCTATAGCCTTTCCCGTATGGTGCAGCTAACTGCATTAGCCCGCTAAAAGGTGTGCAAAGGTGTTCTACGAGCTATAGCTTTTTTGGAAGGCAGCGGCTATATCCTgtagccggctattttaaacaTTGCGCTGGACCCACGACCACGAGCTTAAGTGCCGGCGACCGCCAGGGGTCGCCGTCTCCGCGCCTCCACTAACTCTCCCTCCTGGTCATCGGGGGAATCCAGCGCGCGCCGTCCCTACTCTACCTCTTCGCCGTCGGGGTCTCCAGCACAAACCGCCCTACGCCCCTACCTCTCCTGGCTCGCCGTCAGTGGGCTCCAGCGTGCGCCGCCAAGACCGTGTGTCGTTGCTTAtttgacggtacctcggaggagggatcctcacgagggggagaagaagtaggggccatagggcggagagtcctcgggacggtgatacacgatttacccagcttcggaacacctgctcgaag
Coding sequences within it:
- the LOC127325527 gene encoding uncharacterized protein, with product MHRSIARLVLLLAIAAVSCGFFVVAHASCWPHERDALLAFKQGINDTNDVLASWQKRHHDCCQRWTGVTCSNETGHVTELDLGETGLVGQISPSLLSLQHLEYLDLSLTYLHGPSGHVFPEFLCSLHNLRHLDLSYTSFSGRVPPQLGNLSKLEYLDLAWTSLHGLNGRVFPEFLCSLHNLRHLDLSNTLFSGRVPPQLPNLSKLDYLDLSGVLLSGILPPQLANLSKLDYLDLSGTLLSGILPPQLGNLSNLRHLGLSFMENIHTADISWLTHLHILEYVDLSDINLSAVDVFLVANTIPTLKALILANCSLPNANQTLTHLNLTKLENLDLSRNNLGHPIETCWFWNLKCIKDLALVSTYLYGPFPDALGGMTTLQSLEFTNNGNSATMTVDLKNLCDLESLWLDGGLALGNITEFVRKLPQCSSSKLFFLSSSDNNMTGTLPDMVGHLTSLKYLLLSNNSITGAIPSGLRKLTSLDTLNLNLNQLTGQIPMLPRSLTELAISMNSLSGPLPLDFGGPNLIQLSLSSNYLTGHVPKAICESKHMAILDLSNNLFEGEFPRCSAMSIAFLLLSNNNFSGNFPSWLKASYFLIFLDLGVNKFYGMLPAWIGQLVNLRFLQLNHNMFYGDIPVNITNLKLLQYFSLASNNISGSIPLSLSKLTAMTLDHPPRVGSNWLEEETSKGILSVVMKQQELKYGTSALNEMVSIDLSLNRLTSEIPNEIGSLNGLLNLNLSRNLLSGKISMKIGSMKSLESLDLSRNNLSGETPSSLSDLTFLSSLDLSYNSLAGRIPTGGQLDTLYNENPFMYSGNSGLCGPPLEKSCPGNDAPEHGNQHQGSENGYDPVLFFYFGLTAGFLAGLWIVFCALLFKRSWRNAYFRLFDKLYDNVYVFSVVTWGRIGSKATAS